GCAGACCCCGTCGAGCAGCTCCCACCACGCCTCGGACAGGAACGGCGGGTCGTCGGCGTCGGCGCCGAACAGCGGCCCCGACGGCGCCAGGTTGAGGATGACGAGGTTGCGCACTCCCCCGGCGACCAGGCGCTCCATCTGCCAGCGCAGCCGGTCGCGGCGGAGCGGCTCGCCGCTCCACCACCAGATGGCCGCCGGGGAGAACTCCCGCGGCGGGTGGCGCAGCACCTCGAAGGCGGTCATCCCTTCAGCCCGCTGGCGAAGCCCTTGATGACGTAGCGCTGCAGCGCCAGGAAGACCAGCACGATCGGCAGCGCGCCCAGCACGAGCCCGGCGAAGACCAGGCCGTGGTCGGAGACGTACTGGCCGACGAAGGCGAAGACGCTGACCGGGACCGTCTCGAACCCGGAGCCGCCCAGGTAGAGCAGCGGGGTGAAGAAGTCGTTCCAGATGAAGACGGCGTTGAGGATGAGCACGGTGCCGGTGATGGGCCGCAGCAGCGGGAAGATCACCCGGGTGAAGGCGGTCAGGTGCGAGGCGCCGTCGATCTGGGCGGCGCTGGCGTAGTCGCGGGGCAGCGCGCGGATGAAGCCGGTGTAGAGGAAGACCGTGAAGGGCAGCTGGATGCCGGTGTAGAAGAGGATCATCCCGGCGTGCGTGCCGATCAGCCCCAGGTCGGTCACCAGCTCGTAGAGCGGGATCATGCCGAGCTGGAACGGCAGCACGATGCCCAGCAGAAAGAGGATGTAGAGGCCGTACCCGAGCCGGGTCTGCACGCGGGCCAGGAAGTAGGCGGCGAACGAGCCGAGCGCGATGAGCGCGAGCAGGCTGACGACGGTGATCACCGTGCTGTTCACCAGTGAGGGGCCGAGCGCGGCGGCCGTCCACGCCTTGCCGAAGTTGGCCAGCGTGGGCGGGTTCGGCAGCGCCAGCGGCGTCTGGGAGATCTGCGCCGGGTCCTTCAGCGACAGGGAGACCAGCGTGTAGACGGGGAACAGGAACGCCACCGCCACCGCGATCATCACGATCTCCAGCAGGAACGTCCTTCTCATGCGGTCACCTCGCGGTTGCGCAGGTAGTAGACCTGGATGAGGCTGACGGCCGCCACGAACAGCGCCAGCACCAGCGCGATGGCGGTGCTGTAGCCGAACTTGCCGAACACGAACGCCTGCTTGTACAGCACCGTGGACAGGGTCTCCGTGGCGTAGCCGGGGCCGCCGTTGGTGGCGGCGAAGATCTGGTCGAAGAGCTTGAGCCCGCCGATCGTGGAGAGCATGAGATTGATCGTCACGGCCGGGGCGAGCAGCGGCCAGGTGACGTAGCGGAAGCGCTGGAACGTGCCCGCTCCGTCGATCATCGCCGCCTCGTGCAGCTCCTTGGGCACGCCCTCCAGCCCGGCCAGGAAGATGACCATGGAGTAGCCGGCGTACTGCCAGACGACCATGCCGGCGATCGACCAGAGCGCGACCGACGGGTCGCCCAGCCAGTCCACCTGCAGGCCGAGCAGGCCGTTGAGGCCGGCTGACGGGTCGGGGTTGTAGACGTACTTCCACAGGAACGCCACCATGACCGGGCTGACGACCACGGGCGCGAAGAAGATCACCCGCAGCAGCGCCCGGCTCTTCAGCTTGGCGTTGACGCCCAGGGCGAGCAGCAGGCCGACGCCGTTCTGCACGGCCACGATGGCCACCGTGAGCAGCAGCGTGTTGCCGATCGAGCCCATGGCCTGCTCGTCGTGCAGGAGCGTGCCGAAGTTGGCCAGCCCGACGAAGGACATGTCCTGGCCGATGCCGCTCCAGTCCGTGAAGGCGTACACCACGCCGGCAGCGGCCGGGTAGAGCACGACCAGCGCGTAGACGACGAGGGCGGGCGCGGCGAACAGCCAGGACGGGGAGGCGGCGCTGAAGCGCCGCCTGCGCCGCGAGACCGCCGACCGCCGCCGCATGGTCAGGGAAGTCACTTCTTGTATGCCTCGTCCATCTTCTTCAGAGCCTCGTCGATGCTCGACTTGCCGGCCAGCAGCTCCTGGATCACCGCGAAGTGCACGGGCTGCACCTCGGCGTTGGGCCAGCGCTGGTCCATGAAGGGCACCGCCCGGTCCTTGGTGAACGGCAGGAACGACTCCACGGCCGGGTCGATGGTGGACGAGGCGTCCTGGGTGAGCGGGATGGCGGCGATGGTCTTGGCCCAGGCGTTGATGTTCTCCTGCTTGCCGAGGAAGTCGATGAACGCCTTGGCCTGCTCGACGTTCTTGCCCTTGGCGTTCGCGCCGAGACCGACGACCACGCCCGCCGGGATCCACACCTGGTTGGCGTCGTCGGCCCCGGGCACCGGGAACATCGACAGGTCGTCGGGCGAGGAGGCCGCCTTGCGGAAGTCGGGCAGCACGGCCGACACCTGGATCGCCATGCCGGCCTTGCCGGTGGCCACCATCGAGATCTGCTGCTCGAACGTGGTGCCGTTCGGCTTGTCGTTGAAGAAGCCGCGCTTCTGCAGCTCCAGGTACATCTCCATGGCCTGCCGCCAGCCCGACTGGGCGAACGTGGTCTGCCCGGCGAGCTGCTTGTCGTCGAACGTCGGGTCCTTGGCGTAGACGGTGGAGGGCACCAGCGCGTACGTGATGAGCTGGGTGACCCACGGCGTCTGCGCGCCCAGCGCGATCGGCACGATGCCGGCCTTCTTCAGCTTGTCGCAGACGGACAGGAACTCCGTCCACGTGGTCGGCGGCGCGTCCACGCCCGCCTTCTGGAAGGCCTTCTTGTTGTAGACGGCGCCGATGACCGACGAGCCGGCGGAGTAGATGTAGGTCTTGCCGTCGAGCTGGAAGGCGGGCTTGAAGCCGGCCGGGATCGTCTGCGTCCACGCCTGGGCGGACAGGTCGGCCAGCAGCCCGGCCTTGGCGATCTGGCTCATGGACATGGCGCTGCCGTTGCCCGGATAGACCACGTGCAGGTCGGGGCCGTTGCCCGCGCCGAGCTGGGTGCGTACGGAGGTCTGCACCTGGTCGGTGGGGGCGTACGAGGCGGTGAGCCGCACATCCGGCTTGACCTTCTGGTACGCGGCGATCAGCTCGTCCAGCGGCGCCTTCTGGTCGGCCACGCCCACGGCCTTCAGGTCGACGGCCGCCGCCCCTCCTCCTCCGGTCGTGGCGGTGGTCTCGGGCTTGGTCGAGCAGGCGGTGGCCGCCGCCGCCACCGCGAGGCCCCCCATCATGCGGAAGAACTGGACCCGGCTCATTCGGGCGTCGCGCAGATCGGTCATGTCATGTCTCCTCGCCCGGCGCTGGGGAGCCGATACGAACGTTTTAATGACGGGCCTGTTAAGTTAACAGCCAACATTGTTAAATCTGAGGGATGTCGGGAGGCTACGAGTCGCCCGAGGCGGGTGTCAAGAGTAGGATCCGCAACCGTCGTAACGAGGGTGAGGGCTTTGGTGAAGTCGCGGCAGCACACCTCCGGCAAGTCCGCCCGGTGGCGGGACATGGCCGAGCACATCGTCCGGCGGGGCTCAGCCACGGTGACGGAGCTGGCGGAGAGCTTCGAGGTGAGCGTCATGACCGTGCACCGCGACCTCGACGAGCTCGAGCGCCAGGGCATGGTGCGCAAGGTCCGCGGCGGCGTCACCGCCCAGGCCTCCAACGTCTGGGAGAGCAACATCGCCTACCGGCTCCAGGCGCACACCGCGGAGAAGGACGCGATCGCCAGGGTGGTGGCCGGGCTGATCGAGCCGGGCAGCTCCGTCATGCTCGACGACTCCACCACGGCGCTGGCCGTGGCCCGCCACCTGGGCGAGCTCGCGCCGCTGACCGTCCTGACCAACTTCCTCGAGGCGATCAGGCTGCTCGCCGGCACCCCCGACATCCGGCTCATCGCGCTCGGCGGCGAGTACCACGCCACCCACGACTCGTTCCTCGGGCTCGGCTGCGTGGACGCGGTCGAGGCGGTCAGCACGGACGTGGTCGTGGTCTCCACCTCGGCGGTCTCCGACGAGTACGCCTTCCATCAGGAGCAGGAGATCGTGCTGGTCAAGCGGGCGATGCTGCGCTCCGGCACGCGGCGGATCCTGGCCGTGGACGGCTCCAAGCTGGCCAGGGTGGCCCTGCACAGGGTCGCGCCGCTCGACGACTTCGACGTCGTCGTGGTCGACTCGGGCGCGCCCGCCGAGATGCTGCAGCGGCTGCGCGACCGGCACCGGCGGGTCGAGGTCGCCGAGTTGTAACAAGATTCTCTGTGATTTGTAACTTAAGCCTTGTTAAGACCTTGCCTGCTTGCTACAAAGTGAGGGCTTTCGCCCGCTTTCGCCCCCCATATGAGGAAGCAGCATGCACACGCGCCGTTCATTCCTCGGTCTCAGCGCTTTAGCCCTGGCGTTCAGCACCGACCTCGCCGACCCGTGGACGGCCGGCGCCACGGTCAAGGGCGACTATCCCTTCCAGCTCGGCGTCGCCTCCGGAGACCCGCTGCCCGACCGGGTGATCCTCTGGACCCGGCTGGCGGTCAGGCCGCTCGAGCCGCTGGGCGGGCTGCCGTACAACAAGATCAAGGTTGATTGGGAGATCGCGGAGGACGAGGGCTTCACCCGGCGCGCGGGGCACGGCTCCGTCTGGGCCACCCCCGAGTACGGCCACTCGGTCCACGTGGATGCCAAGGGCCTGCGCCCAGGCCGCGAGTACTTCTACCGCTTCCGCACCGGCGGCGAGCTCAGCC
This genomic interval from Nonomuraea helvata contains the following:
- a CDS encoding DeoR/GlpR family DNA-binding transcription regulator — translated: MKSRQHTSGKSARWRDMAEHIVRRGSATVTELAESFEVSVMTVHRDLDELERQGMVRKVRGGVTAQASNVWESNIAYRLQAHTAEKDAIARVVAGLIEPGSSVMLDDSTTALAVARHLGELAPLTVLTNFLEAIRLLAGTPDIRLIALGGEYHATHDSFLGLGCVDAVEAVSTDVVVVSTSAVSDEYAFHQEQEIVLVKRAMLRSGTRRILAVDGSKLARVALHRVAPLDDFDVVVVDSGAPAEMLQRLRDRHRRVEVAEL
- a CDS encoding extracellular solute-binding protein translates to MTDLRDARMSRVQFFRMMGGLAVAAAATACSTKPETTATTGGGGAAAVDLKAVGVADQKAPLDELIAAYQKVKPDVRLTASYAPTDQVQTSVRTQLGAGNGPDLHVVYPGNGSAMSMSQIAKAGLLADLSAQAWTQTIPAGFKPAFQLDGKTYIYSAGSSVIGAVYNKKAFQKAGVDAPPTTWTEFLSVCDKLKKAGIVPIALGAQTPWVTQLITYALVPSTVYAKDPTFDDKQLAGQTTFAQSGWRQAMEMYLELQKRGFFNDKPNGTTFEQQISMVATGKAGMAIQVSAVLPDFRKAASSPDDLSMFPVPGADDANQVWIPAGVVVGLGANAKGKNVEQAKAFIDFLGKQENINAWAKTIAAIPLTQDASSTIDPAVESFLPFTKDRAVPFMDQRWPNAEVQPVHFAVIQELLAGKSSIDEALKKMDEAYKK
- a CDS encoding carbohydrate ABC transporter permease, which codes for MTSLTMRRRSAVSRRRRRFSAASPSWLFAAPALVVYALVVLYPAAAGVVYAFTDWSGIGQDMSFVGLANFGTLLHDEQAMGSIGNTLLLTVAIVAVQNGVGLLLALGVNAKLKSRALLRVIFFAPVVVSPVMVAFLWKYVYNPDPSAGLNGLLGLQVDWLGDPSVALWSIAGMVVWQYAGYSMVIFLAGLEGVPKELHEAAMIDGAGTFQRFRYVTWPLLAPAVTINLMLSTIGGLKLFDQIFAATNGGPGYATETLSTVLYKQAFVFGKFGYSTAIALVLALFVAAVSLIQVYYLRNREVTA
- a CDS encoding carbohydrate ABC transporter permease; translation: MRRTFLLEIVMIAVAVAFLFPVYTLVSLSLKDPAQISQTPLALPNPPTLANFGKAWTAAALGPSLVNSTVITVVSLLALIALGSFAAYFLARVQTRLGYGLYILFLLGIVLPFQLGMIPLYELVTDLGLIGTHAGMILFYTGIQLPFTVFLYTGFIRALPRDYASAAQIDGASHLTAFTRVIFPLLRPITGTVLILNAVFIWNDFFTPLLYLGGSGFETVPVSVFAFVGQYVSDHGLVFAGLVLGALPIVLVFLALQRYVIKGFASGLKG